In one Hymenobacter sp. DG25B genomic region, the following are encoded:
- a CDS encoding NAD(P)/FAD-dependent oxidoreductase, with amino-acid sequence MKPTASDKSPTTGSGRFSFPTVSEYDVVIVGGGSAGLSAALVLGRSCRQVLVCSSGPPRNSTSPGVHSFFTRDGIKPADLLRLGHEQLAAYPTVTTREACVTRIEVKEVGFCITMQPDRGGPPVTVSARRVLLATGVTDDLPPIEGMRELWGMGVLHCPYCHGWEVRDKPLAVYAQGKTALGLGLLISRWSKDVVVCTNGPSGIKEKGLQRLARHGVVVREDKIAHLEGRSTGELRHIVFENGEKLARHALFLHTQQRQRSNLAEETGCRLLTNGAVWTNSKAQTSIKGIYAAGDTTPAPQQAIIAAAEGSLAAIAINESLTREECR; translated from the coding sequence ATGAAACCTACTGCCTCTGATAAGTCCCCGACTACCGGGTCCGGCCGTTTTTCCTTTCCTACTGTTTCTGAGTACGATGTCGTTATTGTGGGCGGGGGCAGCGCCGGGCTGAGTGCCGCCCTGGTGCTGGGGCGCAGCTGCCGCCAGGTGCTGGTGTGCAGCAGCGGGCCGCCCCGCAACAGCACCTCGCCGGGCGTGCACAGCTTTTTCACCCGCGACGGCATTAAGCCCGCCGACTTGCTGCGCCTGGGCCATGAGCAGCTGGCGGCCTACCCCACCGTCACCACCCGGGAAGCCTGTGTTACCCGCATCGAAGTGAAAGAAGTAGGCTTCTGCATCACCATGCAACCCGACAGGGGCGGCCCTCCGGTGACGGTTTCGGCCCGCCGGGTACTGCTGGCCACCGGCGTCACCGACGACCTGCCGCCCATTGAAGGCATGCGCGAACTGTGGGGCATGGGCGTGCTGCACTGCCCGTACTGCCACGGCTGGGAAGTGCGCGACAAGCCCCTGGCCGTATATGCGCAGGGGAAAACAGCCTTGGGACTGGGCCTGCTCATCAGCCGCTGGAGCAAGGATGTGGTGGTGTGCACTAATGGGCCCAGCGGTATCAAGGAGAAAGGCCTGCAGCGCCTGGCCCGGCACGGTGTGGTAGTGCGCGAAGACAAGATTGCCCACCTGGAAGGCCGCTCCACCGGCGAACTGCGCCACATTGTGTTTGAAAACGGCGAAAAACTGGCCCGCCATGCCTTGTTCCTGCACACCCAGCAGCGCCAGCGCAGCAACCTGGCCGAGGAAACCGGCTGCCGCCTGCTTACCAACGGCGCGGTATGGACCAACAGCAAGGCCCAGACCAGCATCAAAGGCATTTACGCCGCCGGCGACACCACCCCCGCACCTCAGCAAGCCATCATTGCCGCCGCCGAAGGCTCCCTGGCCGCCATTGCCATCAACGAAAGCCTGACCCGGGAGGAATGCCGTTAG
- a CDS encoding T9SS type A sorting domain-containing protein, with amino-acid sequence MKALLPSLLLLMALVPLGVQGQARTRDSITDTEPTVATKSLKRKQLPVSLAVAAACATTTTLNFATRPTNEDWKNHAPVNAGGGSTNTTISTAGSYVEPAGSTQTNLYVTPVNGVNALYWDADYTSTAEVTTQITYSFNRPVNNLSLRIQDIDLGAQAWVDKVTFTATQADGTVLNLSSTVDATVARDAAYISLSGNSLQGLQNVASNSTLGNATVTFNKPIVSFKITYQNVITGVADPLGQYIAIDYMTWCTQANVATTLAGPNHAKAGSTVTYTATTTASGDYAATGVQPKVQFTPGTVLATYPTGSTYVQATGVLTLPIIANLAIGASSTSTITYVMPATTVNGTASSTISTDDADPLDNNGSAATAKVTTVVNTPPVPTALSSTTPRAVYTQLSPLAATDANGDAISTYTITPASLTSLNTSGKLYVKSGSTYTEVTAGNYPGLVLSAAQAASLYFLPNSTASVGTVSFSYNATDSQGDISTTTAAYSLAITNSAPVAAATTYSGAAIYSTDGQKAITALQASDADGTIATYQIASLPTDGTLYYNTNADGTSGTYVAVASANLNALNLSPAQAASLRFDPSGLASGNISFTFTAKDNNGQVSNTATYTIPVASSIAPVAANTTNSGTILSSAGQTTINSLKASDADGSIATYQIGSLPTDGTLFYNTNTDGVSGAYVAFTSANIGTVTLTPAQAASLKFDPSGAFNGNVTFTFTAKDNVGNLSNVATYTVPVSNVAPVAADVTMTTAQAIPGANGPTAIPALTATDPDGTVASYQISALPGSGTLYYNTAADGTSGTYVAMTSTMVNGGASQLNLTAQQAASLKYDPSGTTNSNVTFTYTATDNNGTVDATPATYTITLGNQAPRAISATNSTLITSTKNDAYRLNWTAPNGTLSGSDADGTIASFTITGGLPNATTQGVLTYSTNNLGANVGRNNNGLVTITAGTVIPAGAYLYFNPVDNTTTTTLTLQFKATDNSGLASANTATYTVPVNQTIAEPVANNVTNSPAIVSSANATAITAFSGSLNGNVSLYSYIIRTIPDADTQGTLYVNGVAVTAPEFELPAADASKLTFDPIGTSNATVTFTYTVRANSATGPIDTTPATYTITLGNAAPVAATVSNSLSSPIASSAGQTAISSLIATDADGSISTYQIKSLPADGTLFYNTNTDGVSGAYVALTSANIGTVTLTPAQAAKLKYDPSGAFGGTVTFTYAATDNQSAVSNTATYSILVSDVDKEAVYTVATAKNVDSYTTGASLATVTDADGALTSAVLANGSTLPAGVALNATTGQFTVSNAGSLVAGSYPLTINTVDATGGKSSSTITLTFTADKEAVYSAPNNYNQDALSNGFSLATVTDADGTLTAAAIATGTLPAGMSFNSTTGQFAVSNTTQLVANAYTFTVNTTDATGGKSTVPVTITINADREAVYTVVGAKNVDSYTTGASLATVNDADGTLTSAVLANGSTLPAGVAFSSTTGQFTVANAALLVAGSYPLTLTTTDVVGGTTTQTITLTFTADKEAVYSSSNTYNQDALSNGFSLATVTDADGALASAAIASGTLPSGMAFNTTTGQFTVSGNTAPAAGTYNFTVNTVDAAGGKSTVPVSIIISTDREAVYTVAPAKNVKSYSTNQSLATVTDADGAIVAAVPVGALPAGVALDAATGQLTVADAALLVAGTYTFQVSTTDALGGVTSHTVTLVFNGDADAVYTTTNTYNRDALSDGYSLASVTDTNGGVASASITTGTLPAGMAFNSTTGQFTVTGSTAPVAGTYTFRVNTVDAQGGKTTNTVTIIINEDTEAAYSVGNSYNKSSLKDNQELATVTDQDAALASVALAAGSTLPTWLRLNTATGTITIPVAANAAAGVYNATMNTVDAQGGKSVTTVSITVTIPPLPVELTTFDVKAVRTNAQLTWHTAIEKNNDHYEVERSFDGLTFLQIGQVRGNGSSSTGHDYAFTDVNVGQRTGTVYYRLRQVDTDGKLHVTPVRTVTFAASAISISVYPNPAVTQATVDLGTLPGGTYQVQVLDMTGRVVRQLTLQGGMAQPLDIRSLAEGTYQVLIRNNEVNLTQKLVKRN; translated from the coding sequence ATGAAAGCACTCTTACCCTCCCTACTTCTACTAATGGCTTTGGTGCCCTTGGGAGTGCAGGGCCAGGCCCGGACCCGGGATTCCATAACCGATACGGAACCTACGGTTGCAACCAAATCCCTCAAGCGTAAGCAACTGCCCGTCTCTTTGGCAGTAGCGGCCGCTTGTGCCACCACCACCACGCTCAATTTCGCCACCCGCCCAACGAATGAGGATTGGAAAAACCACGCGCCCGTGAATGCGGGCGGGGGCTCTACCAACACTACCATCAGCACGGCGGGTTCCTACGTAGAGCCAGCCGGGAGTACGCAAACCAACCTGTATGTAACGCCCGTTAACGGGGTGAATGCCTTATACTGGGATGCGGATTACACCAGTACGGCAGAAGTAACCACACAAATCACCTACTCCTTCAACCGGCCGGTCAATAACCTTTCTCTCCGGATTCAGGATATTGACCTGGGGGCTCAGGCCTGGGTGGATAAAGTCACTTTCACTGCGACGCAAGCGGATGGTACGGTGCTGAACCTGTCTTCGACAGTGGATGCCACCGTAGCGCGCGATGCCGCCTACATTTCCCTGAGTGGCAACAGCCTGCAGGGGCTGCAGAACGTAGCTTCCAACTCAACGCTGGGCAATGCTACCGTTACGTTCAACAAGCCCATTGTTTCCTTCAAGATTACCTATCAGAACGTAATTACCGGAGTTGCGGATCCGCTTGGGCAGTACATTGCCATTGACTATATGACGTGGTGCACCCAGGCTAACGTGGCAACGACCTTAGCTGGGCCGAACCACGCCAAGGCAGGTTCCACCGTAACGTACACCGCCACCACTACCGCCAGCGGCGACTATGCCGCTACCGGCGTGCAGCCCAAGGTGCAGTTTACCCCGGGCACTGTGCTGGCCACTTACCCAACGGGCAGCACTTATGTGCAAGCAACGGGAGTATTAACGCTGCCCATCATTGCTAACCTGGCCATTGGGGCCAGCAGCACCTCCACCATTACCTACGTAATGCCGGCCACTACTGTGAACGGTACGGCCAGCAGCACTATCAGCACCGACGACGCCGACCCGCTGGATAACAACGGCTCTGCGGCCACGGCCAAGGTGACAACCGTGGTCAATACGCCACCCGTTCCCACAGCGCTGAGCTCTACCACGCCCCGCGCCGTGTACACGCAGCTGTCGCCCCTGGCCGCTACCGATGCCAACGGGGATGCTATCAGCACCTACACCATCACGCCGGCCAGCCTCACTTCGCTGAATACCTCCGGCAAGCTGTACGTCAAGTCGGGTTCTACTTACACAGAAGTTACCGCTGGAAACTATCCTGGTCTGGTGCTGAGCGCTGCCCAGGCGGCCTCACTGTACTTTTTGCCAAACAGCACGGCCAGTGTTGGTACCGTTAGCTTCAGCTACAACGCCACCGATTCGCAGGGAGATATCAGCACCACAACGGCGGCCTATTCGCTGGCCATCACAAACAGTGCACCCGTAGCCGCTGCCACCACCTATTCGGGGGCAGCTATTTATAGCACTGATGGGCAGAAGGCCATTACAGCGCTGCAGGCTTCGGATGCCGATGGCACCATTGCCACTTACCAGATTGCCAGCCTGCCCACGGATGGCACCCTATACTACAACACCAATGCCGATGGCACCAGCGGTACGTATGTAGCCGTTGCCAGCGCTAATCTGAATGCCCTGAACCTGAGCCCGGCGCAGGCCGCCTCGCTGCGTTTCGATCCTTCCGGTTTGGCCAGCGGCAACATCAGCTTCACGTTCACTGCCAAAGACAATAATGGCCAGGTGAGCAACACGGCTACCTATACCATTCCGGTAGCCAGCTCTATTGCCCCGGTAGCTGCCAACACCACCAACTCGGGTACTATCCTGAGCAGTGCCGGGCAAACCACTATCAACAGCCTGAAAGCCAGTGATGCGGACGGCTCAATTGCCACTTATCAGATTGGCAGTCTGCCTACGGACGGCACGCTGTTTTACAACACCAATACAGATGGTGTCAGCGGCGCTTATGTAGCCTTTACCAGCGCTAATATTGGGACGGTAACCCTGACTCCGGCACAGGCGGCTTCGTTGAAGTTCGACCCTTCGGGCGCCTTTAATGGCAACGTGACGTTTACGTTCACGGCCAAGGATAACGTGGGTAACCTCTCAAACGTGGCTACCTATACGGTGCCCGTAAGCAACGTGGCCCCGGTAGCCGCCGACGTGACGATGACGACGGCCCAGGCTATTCCTGGCGCAAATGGCCCCACGGCTATTCCGGCCCTGACGGCTACGGATCCGGACGGCACTGTTGCTTCGTACCAGATTTCGGCGCTGCCCGGCAGCGGCACGCTCTACTACAACACGGCCGCCGATGGTACCTCCGGCACCTATGTGGCCATGACTAGCACCATGGTAAATGGCGGGGCGTCCCAGTTGAACCTGACCGCCCAACAGGCCGCTTCGCTGAAATACGACCCCTCGGGCACCACGAATAGCAACGTCACCTTCACTTACACAGCCACTGACAACAATGGCACCGTGGATGCTACGCCCGCTACTTACACTATTACACTTGGCAACCAGGCCCCGCGCGCCATTTCCGCTACAAACAGCACGCTTATCACTAGCACGAAAAACGATGCATACCGGTTGAACTGGACTGCACCGAATGGTACGCTGTCCGGCTCGGATGCGGACGGTACCATTGCTTCCTTCACGATTACCGGCGGCCTGCCAAACGCCACAACGCAGGGGGTACTAACCTACTCCACCAATAACCTGGGAGCCAATGTGGGTCGCAACAACAACGGTTTGGTAACTATTACCGCGGGTACTGTTATTCCAGCGGGTGCCTATCTGTACTTCAACCCGGTTGACAACACCACTACTACTACCCTCACCCTGCAGTTTAAAGCTACCGACAACAGCGGCTTGGCTAGTGCTAATACGGCTACCTACACCGTACCGGTAAACCAGACTATTGCCGAGCCGGTTGCCAACAATGTGACCAACTCGCCGGCTATTGTCAGCAGTGCCAATGCCACGGCCATTACGGCCTTCTCGGGCTCGTTGAATGGGAATGTGTCGCTCTACAGCTACATTATCCGCACTATTCCGGATGCCGATACCCAGGGTACGCTGTACGTGAATGGAGTGGCCGTAACCGCTCCCGAGTTTGAGCTGCCGGCAGCCGATGCCAGCAAGCTAACCTTCGACCCCATTGGCACCAGCAATGCCACGGTAACCTTTACCTATACCGTGCGCGCTAACAGCGCCACCGGCCCCATCGACACCACGCCGGCTACTTATACCATCACGCTGGGCAACGCGGCCCCGGTGGCAGCAACCGTGAGTAACTCACTGAGCAGCCCTATTGCCAGCTCGGCCGGTCAAACGGCTATCAGCTCACTGATTGCAACGGATGCGGACGGCTCAATTTCCACCTACCAGATCAAGAGCCTGCCCGCGGACGGCACGCTGTTTTACAACACCAATACTGATGGTGTCAGCGGCGCTTATGTAGCCCTGACCAGCGCTAATATCGGGACGGTAACCCTGACTCCGGCGCAGGCAGCCAAACTGAAGTATGACCCCTCGGGTGCTTTTGGTGGCACCGTAACGTTCACTTACGCAGCTACTGATAACCAAAGTGCCGTATCGAACACTGCTACCTATTCTATTCTGGTATCAGATGTAGACAAAGAAGCCGTGTACACGGTAGCAACTGCTAAAAACGTCGACAGCTATACTACCGGTGCTTCTTTGGCCACGGTAACGGATGCCGATGGTGCTTTGACGTCAGCTGTATTGGCCAATGGCAGCACCCTGCCCGCCGGCGTAGCCCTCAATGCTACCACGGGTCAGTTCACCGTATCTAACGCGGGTAGCTTGGTTGCGGGCTCGTACCCACTGACGATTAACACGGTAGATGCCACTGGCGGGAAATCGTCCAGTACCATCACGCTGACTTTCACGGCTGATAAGGAAGCCGTGTATTCGGCCCCGAACAACTACAACCAGGATGCACTGAGCAACGGCTTCTCCCTGGCCACGGTAACGGATGCCGATGGGACACTCACTGCGGCGGCTATTGCCACGGGCACGCTACCCGCCGGCATGAGCTTCAATAGCACCACAGGTCAGTTTGCCGTCAGCAACACGACCCAATTAGTCGCCAACGCTTACACCTTCACGGTGAATACGACGGACGCTACAGGTGGAAAATCCACGGTTCCGGTAACCATTACCATCAATGCGGACCGCGAAGCAGTCTACACGGTAGTGGGAGCGAAGAATGTGGATAGCTACACGACTGGTGCTTCTTTGGCCACGGTAAACGATGCAGATGGCACGCTAACCTCAGCGGTGCTGGCCAATGGTAGCACCCTGCCCGCCGGCGTCGCCTTCAGCTCGACCACGGGTCAGTTTACGGTGGCGAATGCGGCGCTTTTGGTGGCCGGTTCCTACCCGCTGACGTTGACAACCACGGATGTGGTGGGCGGCACAACCACGCAGACCATCACGCTGACTTTCACGGCTGATAAAGAAGCCGTGTATTCATCATCCAACACCTACAACCAGGATGCACTGAGCAACGGCTTCTCCCTGGCCACGGTAACGGATGCGGACGGTGCACTTGCCTCGGCAGCTATTGCCAGTGGTACGTTGCCTTCGGGCATGGCCTTCAATACCACGACGGGACAGTTTACCGTGAGCGGCAACACCGCGCCGGCCGCTGGCACCTACAACTTCACCGTGAATACGGTGGATGCTGCGGGTGGTAAGTCGACGGTGCCCGTGAGCATCATTATCTCCACTGACCGCGAGGCAGTATATACGGTAGCTCCCGCGAAAAACGTGAAAAGCTACTCGACCAACCAGAGTCTGGCTACAGTGACGGATGCCGACGGAGCCATTGTTGCGGCGGTGCCCGTGGGTGCCTTGCCGGCTGGTGTGGCTCTGGATGCCGCTACCGGTCAGCTGACGGTAGCAGATGCTGCCCTGCTGGTGGCCGGCACCTACACCTTCCAGGTAAGCACAACCGATGCCTTGGGTGGGGTAACTTCCCATACAGTAACGCTGGTCTTCAACGGGGATGCTGATGCGGTGTACACGACAACCAATACCTATAACCGGGATGCGCTCAGCGACGGGTATTCCCTGGCCTCGGTAACGGATACCAATGGCGGGGTAGCCAGTGCCAGCATTACTACGGGCACGCTGCCCGCCGGCATGGCTTTCAACTCCACCACGGGCCAGTTCACGGTAACTGGTTCTACCGCACCAGTTGCTGGCACCTACACCTTCCGGGTGAATACGGTAGATGCGCAGGGTGGCAAAACGACCAATACGGTGACTATCATCATCAACGAGGATACAGAAGCAGCTTACTCAGTAGGCAACTCCTACAATAAAAGCTCGCTGAAGGATAATCAGGAGCTGGCTACTGTAACGGATCAGGATGCTGCTCTTGCCTCAGTTGCTCTGGCAGCTGGCAGCACACTGCCCACCTGGCTGCGGTTGAATACCGCCACCGGCACCATTACCATTCCGGTAGCAGCCAATGCAGCGGCGGGGGTATACAACGCTACTATGAATACGGTAGACGCACAGGGCGGGAAATCGGTAACGACGGTGAGCATTACCGTTACCATTCCCCCACTGCCCGTAGAGCTGACCACGTTTGACGTGAAAGCCGTACGCACCAATGCCCAGCTGACTTGGCATACGGCTATTGAGAAAAACAACGACCACTATGAAGTAGAACGTAGCTTCGATGGCCTCACCTTCCTGCAGATTGGGCAGGTACGCGGCAACGGTAGCAGCTCCACTGGTCATGACTATGCCTTCACGGATGTAAACGTAGGCCAGCGGACCGGCACGGTGTACTACCGCCTGCGGCAGGTAGATACCGATGGCAAGCTGCACGTAACGCCCGTGCGCACGGTAACCTTCGCCGCCAGCGCTATCAGCATCAGTGTGTATCCGAACCCGGCGGTAACCCAGGCTACTGTGGACCTGGGTACACTACCGGGCGGCACTTACCAGGTGCAGGTGCTGGACATGACGGGCCGCGTGGTTCGCCAGCTCACCCTGCAGGGCGGCATGGCCCAGCCCCTGGATATCCGCAGCCTGGCGGAGGGTACCTACCAAGTATTGATTCGCAACAATGAAGTGAATCTGACTCAAAAGCTGGTGAAGAGAAACTAG
- a CDS encoding FG-GAP-like repeat-containing protein, translating into MLLWGLLLGLPLATRANVSSTISVSPTTANPGATVVYTLVIRDTNNNNDPNVGTTLTLSGAARPTSSAALSSATGFVYNTTSGVVTFTTSQVDVPRNGSKTITLSVVLPSPLAAGAQLSATAATTGPASTATVPAGSTSTVTTSNVAPVANADNATAGSAVLVLDVLGNDTDANGNASINSASMALGAATGTASGTFALGTGANAGKIVFTPTSTSGTATVAYTVRDNAGAVSNAATITVTVVAAPSITDFSPNSGAIGATVIIRGTNFSGATGVSFNGTAASYTVTNAAQIRAIVPTGAKTGFIQVTTPGGTATSAEQFTLPPVIESVSPAPNSLSAARTAPVVITFDQPITAASAAKIRIFSSARGGRIAASVEVSGNTITLTPTLYFKSGEVISVTIPNSVSNGKGQGAAAMAYQFTVGTQGGTGVFSSIADQVTGMNPSNQVLADVDGDSKLDLVVVNYGNGTGNSVSVNRYTGGSGTPSLAARQDFTLGSGQTGSYNIAAGDFDGDGKLDLVTANEGSANVSVLHNTTTGPGAITASSFAASQPFAVGARPAGIAVGDIDGDGRLDILTANIGSNTVSFLQNTTVGATISFAAAQNITVGTAPYGVTVADVNTDGKLDVISANSGNNTVSVLLNATAGAAVSFTRQNFSVGSTPVVVVAGDLNNDGKIDLATVNNGSNNVSVVRNTTSGATLSFAAAQNFAVGGQPAGLAIGDINSDGKLDLIAANYGSGTTTGNGTTLSYIRNTSTTSTAITMAGQSIVAVGAGPNSVALGDLDGDGDLDVVTANQGGDNTTASIRINDTSAPPLPLPVELITFQAQLIAGNKVVLAWRTALEKNNDHFAVERSFDGLAFEVMGQVPGHGTSTIYHDYTFTDASVSAYTGTVHYRLRQVDADGQVHVTPIRSLRVAAIVAGGDFHLFPNPATDQALLDLNALPAGTYQVRILDMMGREVHRAQVQGGGLPVVDLRAVKSGTYQLLIQGNQVNLSHKLVKQN; encoded by the coding sequence GTGCTGCTGTGGGGCCTGCTGCTGGGGTTGCCGCTGGCTACCCGCGCCAATGTGAGCAGTACCATCAGCGTTTCGCCCACCACAGCTAACCCCGGTGCCACAGTGGTGTACACACTGGTTATTCGGGACACTAATAACAACAACGACCCGAATGTAGGCACCACCCTCACGCTGAGCGGAGCAGCCCGTCCTACGAGCAGTGCCGCGCTCAGCAGTGCCACCGGCTTTGTCTACAACACCACATCCGGTGTGGTTACCTTCACAACCTCACAGGTAGATGTGCCCAGGAATGGGTCCAAAACGATAACCCTCAGCGTGGTATTACCCAGCCCGCTGGCCGCCGGGGCGCAGCTTTCGGCTACTGCGGCCACAACGGGTCCCGCTTCTACGGCTACTGTGCCCGCGGGCAGCACCAGTACCGTTACCACCAGCAACGTGGCACCCGTAGCGAATGCCGATAACGCTACAGCCGGCAGTGCTGTTCTGGTGCTGGATGTTCTCGGGAATGACACGGATGCGAATGGCAATGCATCCATCAATAGCGCCAGTATGGCGCTGGGCGCGGCCACTGGCACTGCATCGGGCACTTTTGCTTTGGGCACGGGTGCCAATGCCGGTAAAATTGTTTTTACACCTACCAGTACGTCCGGCACGGCTACGGTTGCCTATACGGTACGGGACAATGCCGGTGCCGTATCCAATGCCGCTACCATTACCGTTACGGTAGTGGCCGCGCCCTCCATCACTGATTTCTCGCCTAACAGCGGCGCTATAGGGGCCACGGTGATTATTCGGGGGACCAACTTTTCGGGTGCTACCGGCGTCTCGTTTAACGGAACGGCGGCTTCTTATACCGTGACTAATGCCGCGCAGATCAGGGCTATAGTTCCCACGGGTGCTAAAACAGGTTTTATCCAGGTGACTACGCCTGGCGGGACGGCTACTTCAGCGGAGCAATTCACGCTGCCGCCCGTTATCGAGAGCGTATCGCCAGCCCCCAACTCCCTGTCAGCGGCCCGTACCGCACCGGTGGTCATCACCTTTGATCAGCCTATAACAGCTGCATCGGCGGCGAAGATTCGTATTTTCAGCAGCGCCCGCGGCGGCAGAATTGCGGCCTCAGTAGAAGTGTCCGGCAATACCATAACGCTGACCCCAACGCTCTACTTCAAATCGGGCGAGGTGATTAGCGTTACTATCCCTAACAGTGTTTCCAATGGGAAAGGCCAGGGGGCTGCCGCCATGGCCTATCAGTTTACGGTAGGTACCCAGGGCGGCACGGGCGTTTTCTCCAGCATTGCAGATCAGGTTACCGGCATGAACCCCAGCAACCAAGTGCTGGCCGATGTGGACGGGGACAGCAAGCTGGATCTGGTAGTGGTAAACTATGGGAATGGTACCGGTAACTCCGTCAGTGTAAACCGCTACACCGGCGGCAGTGGCACGCCTTCACTGGCGGCCCGCCAGGACTTCACGCTGGGCAGCGGCCAGACTGGCTCGTACAACATTGCAGCGGGTGACTTTGATGGGGACGGTAAACTGGACCTGGTGACGGCAAACGAGGGCTCGGCTAATGTGAGCGTACTGCACAATACCACGACCGGCCCGGGTGCCATAACGGCCAGCAGCTTTGCCGCCAGTCAGCCTTTTGCCGTAGGCGCCAGACCAGCTGGCATTGCCGTTGGAGATATCGACGGCGACGGCCGCCTGGACATCCTTACGGCCAACATTGGCAGCAATACGGTGAGCTTTCTGCAAAACACGACGGTGGGTGCTACCATCAGCTTTGCTGCCGCCCAGAATATAACAGTAGGTACCGCACCCTATGGAGTAACCGTGGCCGATGTGAATACGGATGGGAAGCTGGATGTCATTAGTGCCAACTCCGGTAACAACACGGTATCGGTGCTGCTGAATGCTACGGCGGGCGCTGCCGTTTCCTTTACTCGCCAGAACTTCTCCGTAGGCTCTACGCCCGTAGTAGTGGTGGCCGGCGACCTGAATAACGACGGCAAAATAGACTTGGCTACCGTGAACAATGGCAGCAACAATGTCAGCGTGGTACGCAACACCACATCGGGCGCTACGCTTTCCTTCGCGGCTGCTCAGAATTTTGCGGTGGGGGGCCAGCCGGCTGGTTTGGCCATCGGAGATATTAACAGTGATGGTAAACTGGATTTGATAGCCGCTAACTATGGTAGCGGCACTACCACCGGCAACGGCACCACGCTCAGCTATATTCGCAATACGAGCACAACTTCCACCGCTATAACCATGGCGGGGCAATCTATTGTCGCAGTAGGGGCCGGCCCCAACAGCGTGGCCCTGGGCGACCTGGATGGGGACGGTGACCTGGACGTGGTAACGGCCAACCAGGGCGGTGACAACACGACGGCCAGTATCCGCATCAACGACACCAGTGCGCCACCACTGCCCCTGCCCGTAGAGCTTATCACCTTTCAGGCGCAGCTAATAGCCGGCAACAAAGTTGTTCTGGCCTGGCGCACAGCGCTGGAGAAAAACAACGACCACTTCGCAGTAGAACGTAGCTTCGATGGTCTGGCGTTTGAGGTTATGGGCCAGGTGCCGGGCCATGGTACCAGCACCATATACCACGACTATACCTTTACGGATGCCAGCGTAAGTGCTTACACTGGTACGGTGCACTACCGCCTGCGGCAGGTGGATGCCGATGGCCAGGTGCATGTTACCCCCATTCGCTCGTTACGGGTTGCGGCCATAGTGGCCGGAGGAGATTTTCACCTGTTCCCGAACCCGGCTACGGATCAGGCCCTGCTGGACCTTAACGCCCTGCCGGCAGGTACCTATCAGGTGCGGATACTGGACATGATGGGACGGGAAGTGCACCGCGCGCAGGTACAGGGCGGTGGACTTCCGGTAGTTGATCTGCGGGCCGTAAAAAGTGGCACTTACCAACTCCTGATTCAGGGCAATCAGGTGAATTTGAGTCATAAGCTGGTGAAGCAAAACTAG